CCCGCCCGTCCCGGGCATCGTCATCCCGGGCATCGCGAAGGCCCCCTGCCAGAGGGGGCCTCAGAATCCGCGCCTTGCGCAAGACGTCTTCCACGGCACGCCGCGCGGTCCCATAATCCATTCCCACCGCCGCATCGCGGGCCACGAACACCAGCCACCAGCCACCTTCCACCCGGGGGGCCAGCTGGCGGTAGGCCTCGGCCAGAAGGCGCCGGACCCGGTTTCGCCTGACGGCCTTGCCCAGCCGGCGGC
This is a stretch of genomic DNA from Thermaerobacter sp. PB12/4term. It encodes these proteins:
- the rnpA gene encoding ribonuclease P protein component; this translates as MSLPRPWRLRRGEAFRQVRRQGRSWSNRWVVLFAWRPGGATGDETSQAGFTVGRRLGKAVRRNRVRRLLAEAYRQLAPRVEGGWWLVFVARDAAVGMDYGTARRAVEDVLRKARILRPPLAGGLRDARDDDARDGRAGEG